In the Anolis sagrei isolate rAnoSag1 chromosome 1, rAnoSag1.mat, whole genome shotgun sequence genome, TTCTCACTGTAGAAAGGAAAGATTCATCATTATTGAAAGTCTGTAACTTTCATTCCCATTTTGTTTTTGAATATCTTTGAAAAAACTGTGATTTGTTCTTactgaaaaaaatgtaaagaatTTACCATACTGAAAAGTACTATATGAATTATTCAGTATTTAATGAAAGAATGACAGAATTCTTTCAGGGAAGTAAAAATATCACTGCAAtctcttagaataatagaatcatacagttggaagaaaccacaagggcaaccaagtccaactccctaccatgcagtaacacccaatcaaagctctcttgacagatgtccatccagcctctgcttaaatattAAACAAAAAGGACTTAGAAGTACATTTCCACCCTGCTCTTAATCCACATCCATTCCATGTGGAAATGTTTTGCACCATTTAGCATGATCAAATAGGTATAAGtaaaagttaaacatgaactTGTCTTTTTGGTTTACCAAAAAAAAGTAATTGGTTCTCAACAAAggaaattttatttatgtatttattgtatttatagactgcttttctcacccctgggggactcaaagcatttCACAACATGACccttggcaaaaattcaatgtcttcCATGTATAAGACATCACATATCAAAATAACAACATATAGCAATAGATTAAGaccattaaaaccataaaactatGAACAACAATCAcaacacaacataaaacattagGTTTTACATCGATCTCGAGATTATCTTTAACTACTTCATCTTTCAATACTCCTGTCATTCatcaaatgccttcttgaacaaccagatcttaagttgtttcctaaatgctaggagggagggggctgatctaatcttaatagagagggagttccacagccaaggggccaccaccgagaaagccctgtctctcatccccaccaatcgcacttgtgacggtggcaggactgagagcaaaACCTTCCCAGCAGATTGTAGTGTTCTATCTGGCTCATAAAGGAAAATGCATTCAGATAGGTAaattggaccagaaccgtttagggatttataggctaacaccagcactttgaattctgctcggtaacagactggcagccagtggagctaacgcaacaggggggttttatgctccctgtacactggtCTGGTGAGCAACCTAGTTGCTGCCCATTGgattacttgaagcttccaaacagtctccaaaagcagccccatgtagagcatgttgcagtagtcttgtAAATAATGGCAGGTTGGATTTTGCATATACAGGTAGCCCTCCACATAGGCAGTTTtaacttctgcagatttgattgttcccagatttgattaaaatgctttttctaggaatctctaggtcctccactgagattctatggtcaatttgcTGCAGAGTTGTGCCagagaacctagtgattcctagGGAGGTGTTCCCTCGAGTGAAAATTAGCAATAGTCTTATTCAtggttttgtttttccttttgcagGTGTCTTGTGCCTTTAACTCCAGCAAATGTGCACGTTGACTATAAGTCTCTTGATTGTACATATTCTTTAGTTGGGCTGCTGCAATATTATTGAAGCCTAAAAGACAGAATTCTGGCTTCAGGGAACTTGAGTTACATGCCATACATTCCAGATATGTTCACTTTGTGTGGATTTGTAAAGAGGCACCATGATGtggtgggttgactggaaagacatgtgtcaGCAGTGATTGGCTGAGCCAGAATTCCGATTGGCTACTGACTCTGGCctgctgctgagacaaacgggTTTAACTGCAAGTTAAacctcagagagtgaagagagctcTGACTGGAAACAGCCTAGAAGGAAatagctgccaactctctgaagcatgatcatttctaaggcataaagcatattttaaagattgtttaaaaggactgtttattccctctgttctctgtaagaattcagagagactgctgtatatattgttgctctgtttgaccttttgaacagaagatactgttacttgttacacaagcccaaGTGACACTtcattatactgcagggtatattttggttcagaaactgtggtaaagcttctgtttatttacatttacaactcccatgttttaaaatgaaaacattgtGTTTATTATCCTATTTACAGAAAGGGTTTGCAGATTTCCAAATTGTAGCTAATTAGAAGAAAAATCTGTTGAAGGAAAGCAAAAACACTTAAGGCCAACATGCAGCCCCATCCCATTAGATGGATTCTGATCAGACTGGTACAATGGGTCTCAACTCTTTCTTTTTATTCTAGACACAAGCTTGAGTTACAGAACATTTGTGGACTATTATTATCATGTATTCCTATTGTGTCTTTCTTCTGAACCTTTATACTTACTGTGTGTTTGCTGAGCTGAGCCAACAACCGACAAGCCTGCTCTTCTGTGGCATCATCTTTTTGATCAAAAATCTGATACAGGATCCTCTTTATGACATGTAAACTGGTAATGCCATCCATAGCCAGGGCCTGGGCTGCTGCCCAGCTATCTGCACTGTTACCTGAAATCAAAtggaggattttatttatttatcgtgtcggtAGCAGACCAAACAGCTGcgctgcattttttaacaaacaaacagacaaaacacaaagtttgcaagcttgatagatgattaaatgtcctttgacctgtatctggccacttggagtgcctctggagttgccgcaaggaggtcctccattgtgcatgtagcagggctcaggttgcattgcagcaggtggtcagtggtttgctcttctccacactcacatgtcgtggattccactttgtagccccatttctgaaggttggctctgcatctcgtggtgccagagcgcagtctgttcagcgccttccaagtcgcccagttttctgtgtgcccagggggaatctctcatttggtatcagccattgattgaggttctgagtttgagcctgccacttttggactcttgcttgctgaggtgttccagggagtgtctctgtagatcttagaaaactatttcttgatttgagtcgttgacatgctggctgatacccaaacaggatgggctggaggtgtcactgccttggtcctttcactattggttgctacttcccggtggctgtcaggtggtgcaataccggctaaacagtgtaatttctccagtggtgtagggcgcagacaccctgtgataatgtggcatgtctcattaagagccacatccactgttttagtgtggtgagatgtgttccacattgggcatgcgtactcagcagcagagtaccatagcgcaagggcagatgtcttcactgtgtcttgtTGTGATCCttaggctgtgccagtcagctttcgtatgatattatatctagtgcccactttttgcttgatattcaggcagtgcttcttgtaggtcagagcacagtccagagtgactcccaggtatttgggtgcacagcaatgctccagtgggattcctttccaggtaatcctcagagctcgggatgcttgtctgttcttgaggtgaaaagcacatgtctgtgttttagatggattagggatcagctggtttccctgtaatagggagtaagagcacctagagcttcagagagcttctgttcaaccatctcaaagctccctgcttgagcggtaatggcgcaatcatctgcatagatgaaaactctctgttccttctagcagtggctggtcatttgtgtaaatggagcaagcattgatggagcaagcacgctccctaaGGCAGGCCATTTTTCTGTTCcgctatctgcttctctggccttggaactcaacaaaaaagctcctgttttgtagcaggtttcctatgaggcaggtgagatggtaatcctttgtgatattatacatttttctcaggaggaggcagtggtttacagtatcataagcggctgacaggtctatgaagacagctcccaTGATCTGCTGCCttccaaagccatcttctatgtgctgagtcaggttcagcacttgcgatgtgcagcttttgcctttcctgaagccagcttgctgtggaatcagacatgggtctattttttcataattctatgcaaaataagtctctccagaactttgtagaggtggcacaacagggagattggtctgtagctttttggatcattacggtctttgcctggcttcaagatggcgatgactcttgctttcctccagattttggggatctgacaggatgcagtgcagttgttcatcagttccagcaaccagcaccttgcttttggaccaaagttcttgatttgttccatccgtagatcatccaggtcagctgctttgccatttttacatttattgagagccatgtccaaatGGAGGATTATAGAGATCAATAGAGTTTGTGCTACCATGGTAATTTTTTTGGTGAAGGAATTCACTGTAGTAGTCCCCATAGAAGAGACAAAACATGCACTTCActtcttaattagttgctctccaccaaggtgctccgagcgacttacaatctaaaatagcatttacacaatataaaaacattcaacataaaaacaggtAGCTATCTTCATCTATCAACCAAGTCTGGCAGTTTTATTCTCCAGCTGCAGCATTAATTGCCAACTGAGACTATAGGGAGGAGCCTTTCACAGCCTCACTaaaatacaaaccccagaattctgcaggaggcagaaaccagattttaagtgggttttttgtctctagtgtgatgaggcaagcCACCTCAAAATAGTTTGCATTACAACAGGAATAGCTACCAACAATACAGTATTGTTGCTAGGTAAATTCATCCAAGCAACATGATTATTATGAGGATTTCAGCCAAAGTTGGAAGGAACAGGGAATTCTGAGCACACCAGCAAATTATATTACCATCCCTCTTAAGCAAAAAAAGTCCTCGTCCTTCAGTCCTATGAGTATTGGCTCCTTTACACCACTGGTTACAGTCTGACATGCTAAACATGGTTTAATAAAGCAGTCTGAGTAAGTTTATtggaagaacaaaaaaaatctttttaatatgagatgtgtgtgtatttatgctcCAAAATGTTATTAATAAGCACATTAGGATGGCTGAAAAGGTTTGCTGTGTGAACGTAGCATTtaactatataattatattgcaTGTTGATCTTAAATTGATACTTAAGACATCTAACCCCCAGTTCAACTCACTacggctccttctacactgccataaaaatccagattatctgctttgtactagattatacggcagtgtaggctaaatgtggattatctgctttgataatctagattatatggcagtgtagaaggggccaatatAGGACTGACCAAACTCATTTTGATAAGAATTGGTTACAGCTAACATCATTTgaaaattatttgtttgtttgtttgtttatttgctatatttacataccgcctttctcagcccaaaggtgactcaaggcggtatACACTcgacacaatttgatgccccgcaaaatataaaatacaatttaaaacatagcataaaaaATATAGTTtcataaaaagtcaataaaatcaTACATCCTTAATGTcgccttactgaaatcactatTAAAAATCGCATCGTCAGTCTTTCCGTGGTCTATCATTGTTGGTTACGTTGAGTTTGCAAATGCcttctcaaaaagccaggttttaacttttttgtaaaatgttaagagggaagggggcgatctaatgtccctaggaagggcgttccacagctgaggggccaccaatgagaaggccctgtctctcatttccaccaagcGTATCTGAAAGAGTGCTCCAATCTTTTTGTCTACTTATTATTTGTCAGAAAACATTATCATTGCATGGAGGTGGATTAAATCCcgcaagaaagaaacagaaaagggaTTTTACTAACCATTTAACAAAGCATGTCTCATAATGTCCTGTGCCTCTTGATGCCATTTCCCCATAGCATAGAAGCATACAGCTGCTGCCATTCTCACATGTGCATCTTTATCAAACAGCtgatttttaagcaaaggctgtaTTTTTTTGGGTAAAGCTTCAGTTTCTAAACCCTTTGCACCAGTTTCCATTCCTATTACTGAGAAAAATCAGAAGATTGATGTGATTTAATTTGCAGACAAAGTAAGAATTTCAGCTTTATGAATAATAATTATTCAACTGACTAAACATTTGTTTTATAAAGACATTACCTGCCTTATAATCATTTCAGAAAGATTTTAACacattgagaaagagagagggtcTTTGGATTCTGATGAATTAAGGCATAACCACTGAAAACACAGATTCTGTGGCGTTGGCTGTGAAAGAAAAACTCAGACTATAAAAAGTAAACCTTTATTTTCATATCTTATGGTTTAGTGTTGCATTGCTTGGATATATTTTGGACTACTATAACTCCCACTAGTTGGAGGATTCTGGTAGTTACAAgctacaaaaaaaaatgtttccaagctctgtgtTTTACCAAGTACCCTTCAGTCATTTAAAAATGACTAAAAGTAACATGGGTTGTATAACAAAATGTACTGACATAATTGATCAACAAGGGGAAGACAGTAGTTTGTTTTTAAAGTTAAATTTACTTCCTGTCTCTATAAGATTTGTTCGCAGTGTTAGAAAAAATACAACTGAAATATAATCAGTAGAAGCTGTTCAtattgggccgggctttagcactgCAAGTTAACAGTCAGCtgaagtaaatcttgccaatcaaaaggtcgaCAGTTCGATGCccggtcggggtgagctcctggcctttaggccagcttctgcctacctagcagtttcgaaaacagcaatgtgagtaaataaagaGGTACCGCTTTAAACGGGGctgtatttaaggcacccataaaaAAATGTCAGAAAAATGTTGGCAATTTGATCAGgtaggaagtttatgaacaaaagctctttggcagggaagatggagtaatagccccccccccccccgggccagaaccaagcacagcctctaagatgccgaagatgggaaagcctatatatacctttatctatgtacagttgtctgtcttgtcagtgtacaaCAACATTgagtgtttgctgtatatatgttctgtgatccactctgaatccccttcggggagagaaggacagaatatacatactgtaaataaataaataaattcataccgGCCTCCTGACTCGATTCTTGCACACGTTGGGGCCGCTCAAGCACAGCAGTTGCACAAATAAGTATAGCATTGATCCGATTTAGAACATGCACATCCCTAAGACTTCTGATTAATCCTTCTATAGTTGCTGATTGCCACGGAGGATCTGAGCAATACAAtgaaaacaatcaaaacacagtTCAACCATGGGGCAAAAAATATTTCTGGCAAAAGTATTAGATTGCTAGCTCTTTTCTTCTGACCCACCCAAATAACTTTGTGTTAACCCTTCAACCATTATTGATGAATACAAAGGTTTCAATCAATTTAAATGGATTATGACCAGTTAAGACAGGATTTGTAATACATACCACATTTCCAATCAGCCTTCCACTGTTCCAGCATGGTCCTACGGATATGGATAATCTCAGGAACATCATCAGATTTTTTAtacccttctctttttctcccactTGATACAAAGGATTGTTGTGCTCCACCCGACCGAGTGAAATCTTCAATGCTAGTGGGAAGTGAGGTCCAGTGGATGGTTCCCTTCTGTAGCCTTTTAACTTTCCAAACAGATTAAGAGCAACTAATTTTAAAGAGCAAATGTCAGTTTCTTAGATTGTATTTACATCACCCATTAATTACAACAACTTTTTCACTGATCCAAATTACTTTGGAACCATACGTTTATTCTATTtgtatccttcctttctcccaacaTTGGACCCGAGGCAGCTTACAGCACATCAATCTTTGTCATTctaagttgagcatcccttatccaaaacacTTTAGGCCAGAAAAGTTTGgggttttggatttttaaattttattttgaaagatgtgtgtttatatagaatcatagagtatgatgagacttcatgggccatccagtccaacaccctgcaaagaagcaggaaaactgcattcaaagcacccccaacagatggccatccagcctctgttttaaatcctccaaagaaggagcttccaccacactctggggcagagagttccactgctgaccagctctcacaggaagttcttcctaatgttcaggtggaatccatACATTCATAATAAGATATCTTAAATATGAGACCAAAGTTTTCACATagaattcatttctgtttcatataaACCTTCATACACATAGCCTGAGGGCAATgtcacaatattttaaaacaattttgtgcaggaaacaaTGTTTGTGTGCACTGAGCCATTtggaagcaaaggtgtcactatctcagtcacccatgtggacaattttgggagtatttcagattttgggatttcgggcaagggatgctcaacctgaagTAATATTACTTCATGGGAAATTCTGCATAAATGAATTGTCCATGTTAGTACAAAGTTCCTACCTGCCTTTTTTGATGGCCTGAAGCTCCAGATCTCATGAGGTCTTGGGTAACGTTGCTCAAGATGTAGATAGTATTCATAATTATTATCCATAACTAAACGATCCTTCTTGGTGTCTTGATGGACAATCCTGGCTGATCCTAAATGCCCACGGGAATAAGAGGAAATGAGGTTGGTTACTTACTTCATAGTTTGTTAAGGAGGacaaaattaaatgcaaattaaTAATATGGAAAACAATTCCAAATATTTCCTAACATTTTAAATAGATTCAGTTATGTATGCTATTTAGGTGTGCACTATAGAGAAGCATCCCTTGAAAGGGCAGGAAAAAACCTTACAGCATATTCACAAGTTTCCAGCTCTTTAGAAATAACTAAGATGCAGTTGTAGCCAGACCTACACCTCTTACAACGTTATCATACTTACACATTCACaacatttactatatttttaatattttactatatttactatGGCCAAACTTTCTGCTAGCTAATCTTGAGTCTTAATTATGGCAACAAAAGGATGTATAGCTATTCCAGTTCCACCTACCAAAATAGAGGTCTTGTTCAAAGACATTTTGCGTTGTGTATGAGTATTTTCCAACCACAGAGTTCAATCTTCCTCGACGTTTAACAGGAGACATTGATTTGAAGGTCCTCTTTGATATTCtatctgctgttttgttgttagCAGCTGGGTCTTCTATGGAAAGCACTCTTGTGTGGAAAGATGGTCCTCTGGGAGATAGGAAATGTTATTTCATTTATGATACTCTTAGAGCTGGAAAGAGTTCAAGCAATGCTTAGAgcaggttctcaaccttcctaataccatgaccccttaatacagttcctcatgttgtggtgaagcccaaccataaaattattttctttgctatttcataactgtaattttactactgttatgaatcgtaatgtcaatatctgatatgcagggtgtattttcatccactggagggccaaatttggcacaaatacccgatacacccaaatttaaatactggtggggttgggagagggaattgattttgtcatttgggagttgtagttgctgggatttatagttaaccaacaatcaaagagcattctgaacaccaacaatgatggaattaaaccaaatttggcacacagaactcccatgaccaacagaatatactggaatggttttgtggtcattgaccttgagttttagagttgtagttcacctacattcagagagaattgtagactcaaacaaggatggatctggaccaaacttggcacaaatactcaatatgcccaaatatgaacactggtggagtttggggaaaacagaccttgacatttgggggttgtagttgctgggatttatagttcacctacaatcaaagagcgttctgaactccgccaatgatggaatttaaccaaacttggcacacagaacttatttatttatttatttaaaacatttatattccacccttctcatcccgaaggggactcagggcggagcacagcatatacatagcaaacattcaatgccgggacacaaattcacatataatacataaacattaaaaaaatcaaaatattaaaatacaccatataaaaccgtcctagtcatccgcatcaaacCTAACTGGCCTGGTCacctttcctattgccgctttattgccctgtcccgaaagcttggtcccacagactagtttttaccatccttctaaaggataggagggagggggccgacctgatctcaccaggaaagtagttccatagccagggagccatcaccgagaagaccctgtctctcatctccaccaattgtgcctgtgacaatggcgggacagaaagcaggacctccccggaggatcttaatctcagcaatggttcatagggggagatgcgttcggacaggtaatttgggccagggccatttagggctttataggccaaagccagcactttgaattgtgcccggtagcaaactggcagccagtggagctggcataacatgggagttgtatgctccctgtatgccaccccagttattaatctggctgcctctcgttggactatttgaagcttctgagcagaactcccatgatcaacagaaaatactgagttttctgatggtctttggtgacctctctggcaTCCCTTCATGGCCCcctcagaggtcccgacccctaggttgagaatcactattGTAAATACATTATTTACAACCCTAAGCAGAAAATCACCAATTTATGGGTAGTAGGAGCAAGGACATGGGTGTACATGTAGCTTCCATCTCTGACCATTCCCCTGGCAGCTTCTCACACCTTTGTGCATTGAGCAACAAATCCATAATTGCCCTTGGCTGAATGCAAGTTGCAGGGTGCCCGCAACCAGAAGTCCACCATCATCAGGGGTTCCCAAACAAAAGAATTATCCGACTGTGTTCAACTAATTTTTTGGTTCAAGTTACAGGGTCTAATATATACCTTCACACTGAATGTGTGAAAGCTTGAGAGGCTTTATAGGAAAGACTCGAATCCTGCAGACTCGAATCAAAGGAGGTTTTTCCTACATtcaggtttctgcctcctgcagaattctgggatttgtagtttagtgagtctattaaaggctcctccctaaactacaaatcccggaattctgcagaaggcagaaaccagattttaagtggatttttttagtGCGATGAGGCTGTAAAAGATGTAATGCACATGTTGCTTCTGTGAAATTGCAAATTGCCTTACCTATAATAGGTAAGCAGGGATGTCTCGGGTTTCTTCTCATGGAGTGCAATATGACTTCCCACAACAGTTTCTGCCTCAATTTCATTCAACAGCTCCATATCACTTTCAGAAGTGAGCACATACTTGATGCTGCTCCAATCGTATTTTTGCCTCTTAAAACCCCGTGGCTTGCCCTGAACCCAGCGTCCCCAGGAGGGCTGATTATTGACAATCCATTGAGCAGTAGCCCTGCTTAATTTTGTCAACAGCCTTTCTTCCCATTTCAGGTTTTGCTGCTGTGGTTTTGGGACTGGGATGCTCGGTAATGTTGGCTTTGGCCATCTTTTGGTTGTCTTGTCTCCCAACATCTCTGGGGGTTCAGTTAGGAATATCCGTGAGTGTTGGAGCtcacaagaaggaggaggagaaactggAGGAACAGGCACCAGCAAAGTTGGGTCTGGAATTTCACTTTCTACTTTAGCTTTGTATATGCACTCTTCCACAAAATATGGAAAATTTGGAGGGGTGGGCGGCTTGGCCAGAGCATCTTCTGACTTCAGTTGGTAAAGTTGTTTCCTTAGTGGTTTGAGCCTTCTTGGTTGCCTTATTTTTCTAGGAATAAAGTCCTCACTTTTTTGCTTTTGAATGACACTAGAAGGATCGTATAGACCTCTAGGATCAAATTTCATGTAAGACAGAGATGACGGCTGCCTTTCTGAAACAACATCGTTGGCAAAATGCAGGCCTGTGGCTGCATTCTTCAAGCACTGTTTCTGATAGTGCGCTTCGTACCAGTTGGTGTGGCCGACATCTCTTTGATACATTATAGGCATTTTCGCCTTCATTGCAGACGCCATAGCTTTGTGAGATGGTAAGTTCTTTCTATCAATTCTAATCTTCAGACTGCCTTCAAGTGGAAAAGGATttttgctcttgaaaaaagcaggTATCTCCATCTTGTCACAATTGATGAGGTTGATTATTAATATATAGCTGCTAAAAAAGAAATGTACACAAAAGTTGAAGCTCTACTGTTCTCTGGGACAATTGAGCTTTTCCTAAACcacagaagaaaaataaagatgAACTCTTATCAATTTCTTATCAAAAGGGACTCAGAATCATCATGCATCCCTAAACAGCCTACCATTGCAGAATGTTGACACTGAATCTCAAGAATGTCTCATTCACCTGTGATGGAGATAGGCAATATCAAATTAGGGCGAATAGAAAggtaaaatgtattgtcaaagcctttcatggccggaatcactgggttgttgtgagttttctgggctgtgtggccatgttctagaagcattctctcctgacctatCACAGAAGAAAAGTTACCATACATCCACTGATTGCATAGGGAAGCCGATGGACAAatgcaacatacaaactatctacagacccactaagaaaatctaacaaatgctacattcagcaaaagacaagagggatcctctcacatctgcaggagtctactgtataccacacagctgtggacaagtctacatagggaccaccaaacgcagcattgtctaaacacgaatcaaggaatgtgaaaggcactgcagactacttcaatcagagaagtcagccatagcagagcacttgatgaaccagcctggacacagcatattatttgagaacgcagaaatgctggaccactctaacaaccaccatgtcaaactacatagagaagccactgaaatcccaaggtgtggacaatttcaacagaaaggaagaatccctgaaaatgaacaaaatgtggcaaccagtatttaaaaactctaaaatcataacagtaaataaagaacaacactcaaaaacaagggaattccagacaagaaacaatcagggccggctaacacctcccaaaaaggattcccccaggcagtaagaagccagaccttgaaggtgctagaagccagatcttgaaacattcatacctatttccagcagacaagagttctttctcccaccctggacttcccacagagatataaaccccattttcctagtttccaacatacctcagaacctctgaggaggctgccatagatgcaggtgaaacgtcaggagagaatgcttctggaacatggccatacagcccggaaaactcacaacaacccagaaaggcAAAAAGTTATGTATATTTTTTTCTTATCTACCAATCATCTCT is a window encoding:
- the HEATR4 gene encoding HEAT repeat-containing protein 4; translation: MEIPAFFKSKNPFPLEGSLKIRIDRKNLPSHKAMASAMKAKMPIMYQRDVGHTNWYEAHYQKQCLKNAATGLHFANDVVSERQPSSLSYMKFDPRGLYDPSSVIQKQKSEDFIPRKIRQPRRLKPLRKQLYQLKSEDALAKPPTPPNFPYFVEECIYKAKVESEIPDPTLLVPVPPVSPPPSCELQHSRIFLTEPPEMLGDKTTKRWPKPTLPSIPVPKPQQQNLKWEERLLTKLSRATAQWIVNNQPSWGRWVQGKPRGFKRQKYDWSSIKYVLTSESDMELLNEIEAETVVGSHIALHEKKPETSLLTYYRGPSFHTRVLSIEDPAANNKTADRISKRTFKSMSPVKRRGRLNSVVGKYSYTTQNVFEQDLYFGSARIVHQDTKKDRLVMDNNYEYYLHLEQRYPRPHEIWSFRPSKKAVKRLQKGTIHWTSLPTSIEDFTRSGGAQQSFVSSGRKREGYKKSDDVPEIIHIRRTMLEQWKADWKCDPPWQSATIEGLIRSLRDVHVLNRINAILICATAVLERPQRVQESSQEAVIGMETGAKGLETEALPKKIQPLLKNQLFDKDAHVRMAAAVCFYAMGKWHQEAQDIMRHALLNGNSADSWAAAQALAMDGITSLHVIKRILYQIFDQKDDATEEQACRLLAQLSKHTGLVHCLLASELNSCRWKNRVSACKTFSRIPGSISQDLKNKIVQLMWTDWKFDVRRAAAKALGHFELGKEVHDQLRKQLKRGDCRMRVEALSLIGWLRLMTSRLLPGFLQCFSDDFVAVRKEACRAAGALRIKEETVLKCLFKIMQTDPFWKIKALAIRALGQIGEPSSHLKDLLLWALHYEEDPGVRREACRSIVTLNMQDETVQATLQERLILEPNELVKEEVSHAVKTFNFEQEEDQEVIQKIKDKITTLSQKDLVIEKVLKFREITKNTWHEAHRIYREKGDIFAYKEIRDVFLAVVQVTFTDQTQLPRRSFSKIWMSILNLLPWLEIPPNPWTQRAFFEALEIYKAEKEECAKKSKTTSGKQEGSKVIKKSEETGVTFV